A stretch of Episyrphus balteatus chromosome 2, idEpiBalt1.1, whole genome shotgun sequence DNA encodes these proteins:
- the LOC129911882 gene encoding mitochondrial amidoxime reducing component 2-like, translating to MTNSRILTSIGIGVGVSVLSALSYFYYKRSKKEVIPTKWKKVGIIDKLYFIPIKSCGPIELDEAVCENLGVRKDDIKDRALMVIEENGQVITARTYPQMFKIIPKILSRSELLLTAPGMEDLRFDYSTLDTSSKTSYIKGFLYGFYADVLECGEVYNKWFSEYILGKPEGLRLVYYPHEIATRPIGRFYKEGIYTKQDTGTFQDMSSYHLINNVSVDDLNTRLNPTDKVPLLQFRANFYIKNTGQAYDEDHWQWVKIGNEVVFRNIGPCYRCIVPNVNPYTSERHPNGEPLKTLKKYRVIPGSKFDSPGMGIQLGLRVGGNVKQGDSVYAQISS from the exons ATGACAA acTCCAGGATTTTAACTAGCATCGGAATTGGAGTTGGTGTATCAGTATTATCAGCTCTATCCTATTTCTACTACAAACGCTCAAAAAAAGAAGTCATTCCAACGAAATGGAAAAAAGTTGGCATTattgataaattatattttattccaATAAAGTCATGTGGTCCGATTGAACTTGATGAAGCTGTTTGTGAGAATCTTGGCGTTCGAAAAGATGATATCAAAGATCGTGCTTTAATGGtaattgaagaaaatggacAAGTAATTACTGCTCGAACTTATCCACAAATGTTCAAAATAATTCCCAAAATTTTAAGTCGCTCTGAATTGTTGCTTACTGCACCGGGAATGGAAGATCTTCGATTTGATTATTCGACTTTAGATACAAGTTCGAAAACTAGCTATATCAAAGGCTTTTTATATGGTTTCTACGCTGACGTATTGGAATGTGGAGAGGTTTATAATAAATGGTTTTCGGAGTATATTTTAGGAAAACCTGAGGGTTTACGTTTAGTTTATTATCCACATGAAATTGCAACAAGACCAATTGGTAGATTCTATAAAGAAGGCATTTATACTAAACAAGATACT GGTACATTCCAAGATATGTCAAGTTATCATCTGATTAATAATGTTTCGGTCGATGATTTGAATACACGTTTAAATCCAACTGACAAGGTGCCTTTATTGCAATTTAGGGCAAATTTCTATATCAAAAACACCGGTCAAGCCTACGATGAAGACCATTGGCAATGGGTTAAAATTGGTAATGAAGTTGTCTTTCGTAATATTGGACCTTGTTATCGATGCATTGTGCCAAATGTTAATCCTTATACATCAGAACGTCATCCTAATGGTGAACCattgaaaactttgaaaaa ATATCGAGTGATTCCTGGATCTAAATTTGATTCTCCTGGAATGGGTATACAGCTAGGTTTGAGAGTTGGCGGTAATGTGAAACAAGGAGATAGTGTTTATGCTCAAATCAGTTCTTAA
- the LOC129911883 gene encoding vesicle-associated membrane protein 7 isoform X2 — translation MPILYSVISRGTTVLAKFAECVGNFAEVTEQIMSKISLENHKLTYSHGNYLIHYNCENKIIYMCITDDEFERTRAFLFLADIKQKFIQTYGLTVATAIAYAMNSEFSKVLAEQMVFFSQSREVDAISRVHGQIDELKHIMVKNIDSLKDRGEKLELLVNKTERLENTSVGFRQQSRNLARQMFWKKIRFYIIIGVIMVFVSYVIISISCGGLAWQSCIHKN, via the exons ATGCCGATCTTGTACAGCGTCATCTCACGAGGAACAACCGTTCTGGCCAAATTTGCCGAATGTGTTGGTAATTTTGCCGAAGTCACTGAACAAATTATGTCCAAAATATCCCTCGAGAATCACAAATTAACTTATTCCCATGGAAATTACTTGATTCATTAtaattgtgaaaataaaatcatcTATATGTGCATTACGGACGAT gaaTTTGAACGAACAAGAGCATTCTTATTTTTGGCCGATATTAAACAGAAATTCATTCAAACTTATGGCTTGACTGTTGCCACGGCCATTGCCTATGCCATGAATTCAGAATTTTCCAAGGTTCTGGCTGAGCAAATGGTATTTTTCAGTCAGTCAAGAGAGGTCGATGCTATATCGAGAGTTCATGGACAAATTGATGAACTCAAACATATTATGGTTAAAAATATTG acaGCCTTAAGGATCGAGGTGAAAAGCTGGAACTTCTTGTTAATAAAACTGAACGCCTAGAAAACACT tcCGTTGGATTCCGACAACAATCAAGAAATCTTGCACGACAAATGTTCTGGAAAAAGATTCGATTCTACATAATAATTGGTGTCATTATGGTATTTGTTAGCTACGTTATCATCAGTATTTCATGTGGTGGTCTTGCTTGGCAGAGTTGCATTCACAAAAATTAA
- the LOC129911883 gene encoding vesicle-associated membrane protein 7 isoform X1: MPILYSVISRGTTVLAKFAECVGNFAEVTEQIMSKISLENHKLTYSHGNYLIHYNCENKIIYMCITDDEFERTRAFLFLADIKQKFIQTYGLTVATAIAYAMNSEFSKVLAEQMVFFSQSREVDAISRVHGQIDELKHIMVKNIDSLKDRGEKLELLVNKAEHLDNNSVSFRNASRSLARKMFWKNIRLYVVVGVIIVFVIYVIISMACGGLAWQTCIHNN; encoded by the exons ATGCCGATCTTGTACAGCGTCATCTCACGAGGAACAACCGTTCTGGCCAAATTTGCCGAATGTGTTGGTAATTTTGCCGAAGTCACTGAACAAATTATGTCCAAAATATCCCTCGAGAATCACAAATTAACTTATTCCCATGGAAATTACTTGATTCATTAtaattgtgaaaataaaatcatcTATATGTGCATTACGGACGAT gaaTTTGAACGAACAAGAGCATTCTTATTTTTGGCCGATATTAAACAGAAATTCATTCAAACTTATGGCTTGACTGTTGCCACGGCCATTGCCTATGCCATGAATTCAGAATTTTCCAAGGTTCTGGCTGAGCAAATGGTATTTTTCAGTCAGTCAAGAGAGGTCGATGCTATATCGAGAGTTCATGGACAAATTGATGAACTCAAACATATTATGGTTAAAAATATTG aCAGCCTTAAGGACCGAGGAGAGAAGCTGGAACTTCTGGTCAATAAAGCCGAACATTTAGACAACAAT TCTGTATCATTCCGCAATGCATCACGCAGTCTAGCTCGAAAGATGTTCTGGAAAAATATTCGACTTTACGTAGTAGTTGGTGtcattattgtttttgttatctACGTTATCATCAGCATGGCATGCGGCGGTCTTGCTTGGCAGACATGTAtccacaacaattaa